One Persicobacter psychrovividus DNA window includes the following coding sequences:
- a CDS encoding helix-turn-helix domain-containing protein, with the protein MGRKTSIVIDLTEREERLLFRIINSGKTPSNIRRRASFVYHFNKGLSFKEICANEKADPNTVKRWLNKWDAINELDETQNKIGDTEFIRLIYEQLTDSKRSGRKPRLTAEEKIQVQTLSCQDPQDYDVPITEWSHESLSEQAKKMGIEISSSHVGRLLKKRIKSS; encoded by the coding sequence ATGGGAAGAAAAACATCTATTGTCATTGATCTGACGGAGCGAGAAGAGAGACTACTATTTAGAATTATTAATAGTGGGAAGACGCCTTCAAATATTCGTCGCCGAGCCTCATTTGTGTACCATTTTAATAAGGGGTTAAGCTTCAAAGAGATTTGTGCTAATGAAAAAGCAGATCCCAATACAGTGAAGAGATGGCTTAATAAATGGGACGCAATCAATGAGTTAGATGAAACCCAAAATAAAATAGGAGATACTGAATTTATCCGACTTATTTATGAACAATTAACTGATTCTAAAAGAAGCGGAAGGAAACCTCGTTTAACTGCCGAAGAAAAAATTCAAGTGCAAACATTAAGCTGCCAAGATCCTCAAGATTATGATGTTCCAATCACTGAATGGTCTCATGAGTCTTTGAGTGAGCAAGCGAAGAAAATGGGAATCGAAATCTCATCAAGTCATGTTGGTCGACTTTTAAAAAAACGAATTAAGTCCTCATAA
- a CDS encoding transposase, translated as MEQSDDVVTISVDEKTGIQAKQNIKITTAKSGQVKRVDPEYKRNGTTCLIAGLNIMDGEVTKYQLGQTRNEEDFCKFIESIIDKYPNKKIVFIADQLNTHKSESLVKLIADKVNYDSDLGKKGRCGVLKTMKSRMEFLEDKDHKIRFQYTPKHCSWLNQIENWFGRLQKHVIRNGQFNSVPNLERKITNYIEYYNERWKKPIEWCFGGF; from the coding sequence TTGGAGCAATCAGACGATGTTGTGACTATTTCTGTGGATGAAAAGACGGGTATTCAAGCTAAACAAAACATAAAAATAACCACAGCAAAAAGCGGTCAAGTTAAGCGAGTAGACCCAGAATACAAGCGGAACGGAACGACCTGTTTAATCGCAGGCCTGAATATAATGGACGGCGAGGTCACCAAATATCAACTTGGACAGACTCGGAATGAGGAGGATTTTTGTAAATTTATAGAGTCAATCATCGATAAATACCCTAACAAAAAAATCGTTTTTATTGCAGACCAGCTTAATACACATAAATCAGAGTCATTAGTCAAGCTAATTGCTGATAAAGTAAATTATGACAGTGATTTAGGTAAGAAAGGACGGTGTGGAGTATTAAAGACGATGAAGTCCAGGATGGAATTTTTAGAGGATAAAGACCATAAAATCAGATTTCAATATACTCCAAAACATTGCTCTTGGTTGAACCAAATAGAGAATTGGTTTGGCCGTTTACAGAAGCATGTAATTCGTAATGGGCAATTTAACTCGGTCCCTAATTTAGAAAGAAAAATCACCAACTATATTGAGTATTACAATGAAAGATGGAAAAAGCCAATTGAGTGGTGTTTTGGTGGGTTTTAA